The genomic window CGGGGGCCGCAACACGCCGGGCGGACGCCATCTTGAACCACAGGTCAGAGCTAACCCTATCTGGGCTCGCTATTACAGCATCACCACCGGGAAACCCATCTTCGGCGACCGCGACAAGACGATTCATGACGCCGTAAGCGACCTATCGTTGGAACGCCGCAATGGGTACGCATGGTATGGCTCGGGACCTCAACAGGCGATCGATGCGTATGCCATTTGGAGCGCGCACCTTTCCGTGGCGGCGCACTGATTCTCAGCAAATTGTAGGGGGAAATGACAAACTCGACGGAAAGACACGCACGGGAGATGGCACCAACCCTGTAGCTCTCAGGGCGGCCACAGCTTTAGAAAGCTGTTACAAGTAGGATAATTCCGGCGGCCAAGGCTGCAATTTGATACAGACGATCAGTGGGAACCGGCAGTACAGATTCTTCCAAAGCAGAGGAATCGATTGCTTGCGGTCCTGACACAATCACTGGCACGGAGAATGGCAATCTTTCATTCGGGGAGTCCATGTGCTTCTCCTGATGAAGAAGTAGATGCTGTTTCTAACGCGATGATGCACCAATAAGTTCCGTTCCGTTGATGAAAATTACACCAAGAATGAAGTTGGGATCCAGAAATGGTTCCGGCTGGGGGGAACATTTCCCGGCAAAAGTATAAAATCTCGGCTTATGAGCGATCTTAATCAAACGGAAAATACACCGCCAAATGCGGGGCGCAGCGCGGGTGAACCGGCGATCTTTGGAACCAAACCTCCCGCGAGCGGCGGGATACCGATGGCTGCATGGGTGATCGCGGCGCTGGTGGTGGCGCTGGTGGTGGTTGGAATGATCATGGCCAGCCATGGCAAGGGCAAGGCAACTCCAACCAATAGCGTTCAGCCACTGGCAGCCTATGCCGGAAATCTTCCTCTCTCGCAGCTTGCCATGAGCCAATCGTCGAGCATTGCGGGGGGGAAATCCACCTTTGTGGATGGACATATCAAAAATACCGGCAGTGCGACGGTGACGGGGATTACTGTCCAGGTGTTGTTCGGCAACGCGGAGGGTTCGTCGCCGACGATTGATACCCTGCCGCTCACGTTGATCCGTACGAGACAGCCATATATCGATACGCAGTCGGTGGGTTCCTCACCGCTGAAACAGGGTGACGAGCACGACTTCCGGCTGATCTTCGAATCCATCCCGCAGAACTGGAATATGGAGATGCCCGAGGTGCGCGTGGTTGGGGTAGAGACAAAATAAAACCAGGCTACGCAGAAAATCTTCCGATTGGCGGTGAGGTGCGGTGTCAGCAATAGTTACCTGCCAGCCGGAAGATTTTGCTTGAGTGAGCTCTAATTTGTCCGGATGGGATGAGACGGTCTAGACCCATTAAGCTAATTATTATGAACAACTTAACAAGCTATTCCAGTTTGGCATGGTGTTTGCTCTAGTCATAGCGTCGACGTTTGACCAAACAGACGCAGGACTGTACACAAGGAGCAAAACGATGATGATGAAATCTGGCAGTACTTTTGGCCTCTCAGTTCTCATCTTAGGTGGCGCGATGGGCGTGGCTGCACTCGCGCAGTCGAATACGCCAACCATTCAGACCTCCACGGACAATACGGCGGCTAGCGCAACCACAGCTAACGCGAATATGAACCCGTCGGACAGCAGCAGCTATGCCACAGGCAAGCCGCTGCAGATGCAGTCCAAGGAAGGCTTCTGGGGTCATGTGAATCCTCTTGCCCGGAAAAAGTGGGTAAAGAGGCAGCTGGATCCGATCAAAGACCGCGATAACGAGTTGGATCAGCTTCAGGCTAAGAATGCCAATGACATCCACGACGTAGATGGTCGTGCACAGGCTGGTATTCACCGCGCTATGGATGCGGCCAATACAGCCGATGAGCATGCGCATGCTGCAGCCACCACGGCAAACTCCGCTCAGACTCTTGCAGGCACGGCGAGCACACGCACCGATGCTTTGAACACCACTGTCGGCAATCTTGATCAATATTCCGAGGTGACTTCGGCGTCAATTCCTTTCGCCCATGGCCGTACAGCACTGGGACCGAAGGGCAAGGCCGACCTGGATGATCTGGCTACGAAGTTGGCCGGTCAGAAGGGCTACATCGTTGAAGTTCAGGGCTATAGCCGTGGCGGAGTGCAGTCTTCGCAGGCGATGGCAGACTCGGTTGTCCGTTATCTCGTTGAAGAGCATCAGGTTCCGATCTATCGCATCTATCGCACCGGTTTGGGCAGAAACACTGCCAAGACATCGGATGATGGAGCAATCGTGAACGGAGTGAAGGTCGCGCTGATGCATAACAGCCTGGCCTCGATGAACTCCAACTCAGCAAGCAACGTTGCGCCAAGCTCCCCCGCCGCCTCGGCGACGTCGGGTGTGAGTGCACCGTCGGAGCAGTAGCCCTCCCCCTAAGGGTGGCATGTAAGGGACTTACCCATGCCACCCGCAAGTTTGCCGAGTCAGCGACATAGATCGCCCTCGCAAAAACCTCTCCTAACCAGAGAGAACCAAGGCAGATTGGCCCCTCTAACGAGGGGCCGTTTTTTTGCTTCAGATCTCGATTATTTGGCCCGGTACGAGAAGAAAAAGGAGGCCCGAAGGCCTCCCTGTCAGTAGATTGAAAAGAACCTTCAGCTCTTTTCAGAAAAAGTATGGATGCCGCATTCCAGCTTCTTGCCGCCCCAACGGCCGCTGCGCGCGTCTGCGCCTGCCTCGGGAATCGCCGTGCAGGGTTCGCAGCCAATGCTGGTGTAACCGCGCGCGTAGAGTTCCAACTCGGGAATGCCATGCTCTTCGGCATACCGGGTGACGTCATCCCAGACCCAGTCAGCGAGAACGCTCACCTTCTTCAGGTGCCGGCCGGTCGGCAGTTTGTGGTCTTCGACCTTCTTCAGACCGGCCCGGGTCGGAGATTGCTCGCGCCGTAGCCCGGTAAACCACCAGTCAAACGGCTCCAGCGACCGCATCAGCGGCTCGACCTTACGAATCTGGCAGCACTGGGTCGGTTGAACAATATGCAATAGCCCATACTTTGCCTCGTGCTCTTCAAGCGTGGTCACAGGCATTGCGTTGATAAGGTTCAATCCCCACTCCGCGACCATCCGGTCACGGTAGGCGATCAGCTCCTTGAAGTGATAGCCCGTCTCCAGAAAGATGACCGGAACGTCGCGCAGGTGCTTCCGAAGCAGATGCAGGACGACCATGTCCTCGGTCTGAAAGCTGCTGGTGAGGCAGACATTCTTTCCAGCCGAATCGCGCAGGATCTGCGCCACTAGCTCTTCAGCCGTCAATGCCTCGTAATCAATACCAGCTTCAAGCACGCTCATTCGCTCACTCCTGCCAACCGCAGAATCTCGTCCGCATCGCGGCCTTCGCCTAGCAAAACCCCGTCCTCGGCGAAGCCCTCGATACGGGCCAGCGCATCGACATCCAACGAACGCGCCGTGACCGCAATGACGCCAGCCAGTTGCAACGCTCGCACGGCACCGGCCAGAGCGGCGTCCGGGATCAGCACGTCATCGACCAGCACTGCACGCTCGCCGCGAAGCTGCAGGGCCTCGACGACGCGAGCGGCCAGCGGCTTCTGCTCCGGAACCCATACCAGCACGGTGCGTGTCGCAGCATCAGCCGAAGTCTCCATCGCCGCAACGATCATTCCCGCGCCAACCGTGGCGTTCGTCACACCATCGATCAGGATCAACGCACCGGTTCCCCGGTTTTCGGCATACGAGTCAAAGAAGAGCGGCAGGCTGGTCTCGAACTCAACCTCGGCGATCTCATTCATATCGAGCTGGCTGGCATTGACCTCCTCCAGCGTGCCGACATCGATTCGATGCCGGATGGCGCGTACTGTAGCCCGTACTGTGCGCGTGGTGTGCTTGGCAACATAGGTGCGTCCGACGACCAGGGGGTCCTCGTGCATCCACACCACCATGGCGCGGAAGTGCCTGCTGACCTGCGGCAGAGCGTCCTCGGCTTCCGACGCCGAAACCAGCATTTCTCCACGGCTTAGGTCGATCTCATCTTCAAGCTCCACGGTCACGCTCTGCGGATAGGCCGCGGCAGCGAGATCGCCATCGTAGGTCACAATGCGCTTGACCGTTGTCTCGCGCCGCGAAGGCAGCGCAATCACTCGCTCGCCAGCCCGCAGCGTTCCTCGCGCGACCTGTCCGGCAAAGCCGCGAAAGTTGGCATCAGGCCGCAAGACAAGCTGCACTGGGAACCGCACCGGTCCATTGACCTCGCCAACGCCCAGAGGCACCGTCTCCAGATATTCGAGCAGCGTTGGACCGGAGTACCAGGGCGTCGCCGCGCTGGAAGTGACGACGTTGTCACCCTCGAGCGCGCTTACCGGGATTGCCTCGACGTTTTTGAGTCCAAGTCGCCGTGCCAGCTCCTGAAACTCGTTGCGAATTGCCGTAAAGGTCTCTTCAGAGTAGCCGACAAGGTCCATCTTGTTAACCGCAGCGACCACATGCGGAATCCCCAGCAGCGAGGCGATGTAGGTGTGACGGCGCGACTGCGGAAGTAGGCTTCCCTGCTTCAGGTAAGCCTTGGCGTCGATCAGGACGATGGCGACATCCGCCGTCGAGGCACCGGTCGCCATGTTGCGCGTGTACTGCTCATGACCCGGCGTGTCCGCGATGATGAACTTGCGCTTCGATGTCGAAAAATACCGATAGGCCACGTCGATGGTGATGCCCTGCTCACGCTCGGCTTTGAGGCCGTCGGTCAACAACGAAAAATCTACATGTCCGCCCGAAGCACGATTGACACGGCTCTTCGCCACGGCAGCAAGCTGGTCTTCATAGACGCTTTTGGTGTCGTGCAGCAGCCGCCCGATCAGCGTGCTCTTGCCATCGTCCACACTGCCGGCGGTGGTAAAGCGCAGCATCTCCTGCTCAAGATGGGCGTCGAGGAACTCTTCAAACTTTACCGGCGACTCAGGTATCAAGGTATGCGTTCCCATTTAGAAGTAGCCCTCACGTTTCTTTGTTTCCATCGAGCCTTCTTCATCATGGTCAATCGCCCGGTTCTCCCGTTCGCTCCGTCGGAACGTCATCAACTCTTCGATAATCTTCGGCAGCGTATCGGCGTCGCTGGGCATGGCGCCAGTGCATGGAGCGCAACCCAGGCTGCGCATCCGCACCTTGATCGTCTCGACCTTCTCGCCCGGCAACAGCTTCATGCCTTCGCGGTACAGCGTCAACGCCCCGCCCCGCTTGATCAACTGTCGCTCCTTGGCAAAGTAGAGCGGCACAATGGGAATCTTTTCGGCATAGAGGTAGAGCCAGATGTCCAGCTCCGTCCAGTTCGACAGAGGAAATACGCGGATGCTCTCGTTCTTGCGGAGGCGCGAGTTATAGAGACTCCACAGCTCCGGCCGCTGGTTCTTCGGATCCCACTGCCCAGCCGTATCGCGAAAGCTGTAGACGCGCTCCTTGGCACGGCTCTTCTCTTCATCGCGGCGCGCGCCGCCAAACGCGGCATCGAAGCCGCCCTCTTCGAGGGCATCGAGCAGGCTCCTCGTCTTCAGAAATCCGCAGCACGCCTGCGTTCCGAGCGTATAGGGATTGGCGCCTGCAGCAATCGCCTCCTCGTTGCGATGCACGATCAGGTCAGCGCCGATCTCCTTGGTGTACTCGTCGCGAAACGCGATCATCTCGGGAAACTTATAGCTGGTGTCGACATGCAGCAGAGGAAACGGAATTTTGCCGGGATAGAAGGCCTTCTGCGCCAGCCGCAGCATCACTGACGAGTCCTTGCCAATGGAATAGAGCATGACCGGACGGGCAAACTCCGCCACCGCCTCTCGCATAATCGCAATGCTCTCCGCCTCAAGCGCCTGCAGATGGTTCAACTGGGCCGGCTGGTGTACCGTTTCTATATCTGTAACAATCATTAGAGTTATCTGTCTCCCAAAAAGCTTAATCTCGAAGGCGGCAAACCGAGGGCTTTTGAGCGATGGTTTGGATTGTGGAAAGGGGTATGGGTCGCTAACGTTGACAGCGCACAAATCCCATCCGGCTACAACAACAAGCGCGGATGATAGAAGACGCCATATCTATAACTATAAATGGCGTCCATCGTAGCCGCAACCGCTCACAAATATCTGCTAGACTAAGTCAGTCGGTACGGCGGTTCAGCAAGCCCACCCAAGCGCTTGAGCAAATGGAACGTCCCTTTCAATCGACATCTCACCGCAGCACATTTCGGGGCGTAGCGCAGTCTGGTAGCGCACCTGGTTCGGGACCAGGGGGTCGGAGGTTCGAATCCTCTCGCCCCGACCATTTAAGGCCACTGATTAGTCCTTCTCAATCAACTCATGACAGCTTCAAAGACCGTTCATGCTGAAATGGCGAATTGTGGAAATCTGGGACCATTGGGACCATCGCTCAATTTCCAACGACATTTGCTTGCGGAAACAGAGCGACTTAAGACGCAACCTGCCGTCTGAAATCGTCCTGGAAGTGGATGTACGAGAAGTCGTTTGCAGATTGGAATGTCCTACCCACTCCTTCACTAGATCACCAGGAACACCCATTGCCTGAACTTCAGAGACAGGACACTCGTAGATGAGATCTGCTCGCTTCAGTTGGCAATCATTTACAGTCGATAAGTCCTGCGAAGTCGGCATAGCGGAAGTCATCCCGTTCGCCCCCCCAAATACCTGATTCCTACTTCCTGCGTTCGTGCCCTATGGTTGACGAGGGGTTGTTCCGGCTGCGGCAATAGCCTTCCATGATTTTGTGGCAAAGTAGATTCCGCACACGTTGACGGCACGATAATCGGATGCAAATTCCAGAAGCGCTGTATCACCTTGTACCGGGAGAAGAGCTGAAGAATAGTTCGGGCAATAATTGTCATAGGAAATTGGCACCTCTACGGGAGCCTCGATGATCGACCATGGCCCAGATCCATCAAGCAACGGATTGACGAAGAGAACCTTACCGTTTTGAGTTG from Granulicella sp. L56 includes these protein-coding regions:
- a CDS encoding DUF2393 family protein, coding for MSDLNQTENTPPNAGRSAGEPAIFGTKPPASGGIPMAAWVIAALVVALVVVGMIMASHGKGKATPTNSVQPLAAYAGNLPLSQLAMSQSSSIAGGKSTFVDGHIKNTGSATVTGITVQVLFGNAEGSSPTIDTLPLTLIRTRQPYIDTQSVGSSPLKQGDEHDFRLIFESIPQNWNMEMPEVRVVGVETK
- a CDS encoding OmpA family protein, with amino-acid sequence MMMKSGSTFGLSVLILGGAMGVAALAQSNTPTIQTSTDNTAASATTANANMNPSDSSSYATGKPLQMQSKEGFWGHVNPLARKKWVKRQLDPIKDRDNELDQLQAKNANDIHDVDGRAQAGIHRAMDAANTADEHAHAAATTANSAQTLAGTASTRTDALNTTVGNLDQYSEVTSASIPFAHGRTALGPKGKADLDDLATKLAGQKGYIVEVQGYSRGGVQSSQAMADSVVRYLVEEHQVPIYRIYRTGLGRNTAKTSDDGAIVNGVKVALMHNSLASMNSNSASNVAPSSPAASATSGVSAPSEQ
- a CDS encoding phosphoadenylyl-sulfate reductase, with the protein product MSVLEAGIDYEALTAEELVAQILRDSAGKNVCLTSSFQTEDMVVLHLLRKHLRDVPVIFLETGYHFKELIAYRDRMVAEWGLNLINAMPVTTLEEHEAKYGLLHIVQPTQCCQIRKVEPLMRSLEPFDWWFTGLRREQSPTRAGLKKVEDHKLPTGRHLKKVSVLADWVWDDVTRYAEEHGIPELELYARGYTSIGCEPCTAIPEAGADARSGRWGGKKLECGIHTFSEKS
- the cysN gene encoding sulfate adenylyltransferase subunit CysN, with amino-acid sequence MGTHTLIPESPVKFEEFLDAHLEQEMLRFTTAGSVDDGKSTLIGRLLHDTKSVYEDQLAAVAKSRVNRASGGHVDFSLLTDGLKAEREQGITIDVAYRYFSTSKRKFIIADTPGHEQYTRNMATGASTADVAIVLIDAKAYLKQGSLLPQSRRHTYIASLLGIPHVVAAVNKMDLVGYSEETFTAIRNEFQELARRLGLKNVEAIPVSALEGDNVVTSSAATPWYSGPTLLEYLETVPLGVGEVNGPVRFPVQLVLRPDANFRGFAGQVARGTLRAGERVIALPSRRETTVKRIVTYDGDLAAAAYPQSVTVELEDEIDLSRGEMLVSASEAEDALPQVSRHFRAMVVWMHEDPLVVGRTYVAKHTTRTVRATVRAIRHRIDVGTLEEVNASQLDMNEIAEVEFETSLPLFFDSYAENRGTGALILIDGVTNATVGAGMIVAAMETSADAATRTVLVWVPEQKPLAARVVEALQLRGERAVLVDDVLIPDAALAGAVRALQLAGVIAVTARSLDVDALARIEGFAEDGVLLGEGRDADEILRLAGVSE
- the cysD gene encoding sulfate adenylyltransferase subunit CysD — protein: MIVTDIETVHQPAQLNHLQALEAESIAIMREAVAEFARPVMLYSIGKDSSVMLRLAQKAFYPGKIPFPLLHVDTSYKFPEMIAFRDEYTKEIGADLIVHRNEEAIAAGANPYTLGTQACCGFLKTRSLLDALEEGGFDAAFGGARRDEEKSRAKERVYSFRDTAGQWDPKNQRPELWSLYNSRLRKNESIRVFPLSNWTELDIWLYLYAEKIPIVPLYFAKERQLIKRGGALTLYREGMKLLPGEKVETIKVRMRSLGCAPCTGAMPSDADTLPKIIEELMTFRRSERENRAIDHDEEGSMETKKREGYF